The DNA window GTTCTGTGAGAATGCCGACTTTCGGTCCATTCCTTCGCGGCAGCCAAGGTGGGTGTCTGGAGCCAGGAAAGTGAGCGTCTTCAAACGAAAAAAGGAGTCGGGGCGAACCCTGACTCCTTCACTCTTTCAATTCCTGGCGACGAAAACTACGGTCGCGGCGGATTGCCGCCCGGGCTGACCGAAGGCGGAGTCGTGGTTCCGCCCGGTCGAGCTACGTTGCCGCCGGGACGCTGGACCGATGAGGAATACTTGCTGTACGGCTGGCCCGACTCAAAGCGGGCGTTGATCGGCCATGTCCCGTTGGGCGTGCCAATCAGGAAGGGCACATCGGTGTTGTTGGAGGCGGCCGCTTTTGCGTTCAGGGCGTCCTGAATCGAATTAATGTTGGTCGCGCCGACCTTCAGCAACACATCGCCGCGCTGAATGCCGATCGCCTGGGCGCCGCTTCCTGACAGCACCTGGAGGATCACCACTTGCCCGTTACGCTCGACGAGCTCTACGCCAAGTTTGCCTTCGGCCGCAATAACATCGACGGCCATCGCGAGGGCCCCGACAACGCCAAACATCAACGTCATGAATCGCATCGGACTACTCCAAAGTGGGAAACGGACAGGAAACTGCCTCAAACTTGAGACAGGACTCACAGGGAAATCAGCGTTCGCCAGGCGAAACGTTGGTAAACTGAGAAAGCATGCCCCGATTGGTTATCAGACTGGGCGAATCAAAAGCCTGCCGGCGGCGAAGTGCACACACCCGACCTGAGCATGGTATCGGTCGCCGTTCTCCGGTCAAGCATCCCGAATGCAATTTCCATTCAGCCCAGGAAACAATTAGATTTCAGGCCGCCGATTGCGCGTTGCCTGGGCGTTAACCTTCGGGGAAATCGTTCTGCCAGGCGTTGGAAGTAACCACCTGAGATGGATAGAAAGACGGGGGCAGAAGGACGCCGTTAAGTCAGGACGTTTCCGGTCGCGGGCGGCGGAGAGAAGCTACGCCCTTATCAGAAGCCCAATTGGGCGATGGCCCGCGATGCTCAAGATGATCGCGGGCGCGGAGCCAAGGCGTTCCGCTTTCGTGTCGGAACGCTCACGTTGTCGCCGGTACTTAGGCCGCGGCGTACTGCTTGCCGGCGTAGAACGTGGCGATTCGCTTGACCACCGTCTGCTGCTCTTCGATCGTCAGTTCGGGGAAGATCGGCAGGCTGAGCACTTCGGCGGCGGCCCTTTCCGTTTCGGGGAGATCGCCTTCGCGATAGCCCAGATGACGGAAGCAGTCCTGCTGATGCAGGGGCTGCGGGTAGTACACCTCGCTGCCAATCTGGGCGTCGGCCAGGTGGCGTCGCAGGGCGTCGCGGCGGCCTTCCGGCACGCGGATGGTGTACTGGTTCCAGACGTGCCAGCAACCACGGGCCGTTTGCGGCAGCACCAGGTTCTGGTCGAGTTTGGCGTCGGCCAGCAGTTCATCGTACCGGCCAGCGTTGGTGCGGCGGTCGGTCGTCCAGCCGTTCAGGCGGGCGAATTTTACGTTGAGCACGGCTGCCTGGATCGAGTCCAGACGGCTGTTGATGCCGACCACCGGGTGGAAGTATCGCGGCTGCATGCCGTGGGCCGCCATGATGCGGAGCACCTGGGCCATGCGATCGTCGTTGGTGGTGACCATTCCGCCGTCGCCGAAACCGCCGAGGTTTTTGGTTGGGTAGAAGCTGAACGCTCCGACATCGCCGATCGCTCCGGCTTTGGCGGCGCCGTAACCGGCTCCGATCGCCTGGGCGGCGTCTTCCAGGACAAACAGGCCGTGCGTGCCGGCCAGCGCCAGGATCGCTTCCATATCGGCGCACTGGCCGAACAGATGCACGGGGATAATGGCGCGTGTCGACGGCGTGAGAGCCGCTTCGACCTGGCTGGCGTCGATATTGAAGGTAACCGGGTCGATGTCGACAAAGACCGGTTTGGCTCCCAGTCGCCAGACGGCGCTGGCCGTGGCGAAGAAGGTAAAGCTGGGGCAGATCACTTCGTCGCCGCGGCCAATGCCGCGAGCCATCAGCGCCAGCAGCAGGGCGTCGCTACCCGATGCGCAACCAATGGCGTGGGCGGCTCCGGTGTACTCGGCGACCGATTGTTCCAGCTGGGTGACTTCAGGACCGTGCAAAAAGCGGCCCGAGTCGCAAACCTGGGAAATAGCCTGCTGGATTTCGTCGAGCAGGGGGCGATTGCCTCTTTGCACATCGAGCAAAGGCACAGGGCGATTTGATTCAGAAGCAGCGTGCGGATCAGCCACGTTTGCCGGAGCCTCCATGCTCAGGGACGCCTGGGGTCGCAAGGATCCCTGGCGAAATTGAATTAGTTTCACAGCCGCGACGCACGAAGGTCGGGCCGAACTCGCGCGAACGATAGTCGAATCCGCCCGCAGCGGTCAAGACAGGAAATCCTGAATGCAGTCCAATTTACGCCAGCAAGGGCGCTGGAGGACGACAGAGAACGGCCGCTAGTCGCACCGCCGCCAGCAGGCTGGTTGGATTGGCGGTCCCTTGCCAGGCAATGTCAAACGCCGTGCCATGATCAACACTGGTGCGCACCACCGGCAGCCCCAGCGTGGTGTTGATGGCGGAGTCAAACGCCAGCGTTTTCAGCGGAATGAGCCCCTGATCGTGGTACATGCAAATGTAGGCGTCGGTCCGGGCCCGCCGGTCGGGCAGAAACGCGGTGTCGGCCGGCAGCGGACCTTCCAGATGATAGCCCTGCTCGCGCATGCGCAGAATGGCCGGCTCGATCAGGCGTTCTTCCTCGCGCTGCCCGAACAGGCCGTGCTCGCCAGCGTGGGGATTCAAGCCGCAGACCGCCAGTCGAGGCTCGCGGCCGCGCATC is part of the Lignipirellula cremea genome and encodes:
- a CDS encoding DegT/DnrJ/EryC1/StrS family aminotransferase, which codes for MEAPANVADPHAASESNRPVPLLDVQRGNRPLLDEIQQAISQVCDSGRFLHGPEVTQLEQSVAEYTGAAHAIGCASGSDALLLALMARGIGRGDEVICPSFTFFATASAVWRLGAKPVFVDIDPVTFNIDASQVEAALTPSTRAIIPVHLFGQCADMEAILALAGTHGLFVLEDAAQAIGAGYGAAKAGAIGDVGAFSFYPTKNLGGFGDGGMVTTNDDRMAQVLRIMAAHGMQPRYFHPVVGINSRLDSIQAAVLNVKFARLNGWTTDRRTNAGRYDELLADAKLDQNLVLPQTARGCWHVWNQYTIRVPEGRRDALRRHLADAQIGSEVYYPQPLHQQDCFRHLGYREGDLPETERAAAEVLSLPIFPELTIEEQQTVVKRIATFYAGKQYAAA
- a CDS encoding PDZ domain-containing protein, which gives rise to MRFMTLMFGVVGALAMAVDVIAAEGKLGVELVERNGQVVILQVLSGSGAQAIGIQRGDVLLKVGATNINSIQDALNAKAAASNNTDVPFLIGTPNGTWPINARFESGQPYSKYSSSVQRPGGNVARPGGTTTPPSVSPGGNPPRP